From the Cohaesibacter sp. ES.047 genome, one window contains:
- the cysD gene encoding sulfate adenylyltransferase subunit CysD, which translates to MTTDRHSTLQQAKSHLKALENESIHIIREVASEFKNPVMLYSIGKDSAVMLHLARKAFYPSRLPFPLLHVDTTWKFREMIEFRDRMVRDYDLDLIVHTNEEGRANNVNPFDHGSSLYTQVMKTDALKQALTAGGYDAAFGGARRDEEKSRAKERIFSFRNAQHGWDPKNQRPELWNVFNTRIKPGESIRVFPLSNWTEQDIWQYIMLENIPIVPLYFAKQRPVVKRDGTWIMVDDERLPLSEGEVPEKRLVRFRTLGCYPLTGAVESPASTLEEIFEEMLVARTSEREGRMIDHDDTASMEKKKREGYF; encoded by the coding sequence ATGACCACGGACAGACATTCGACACTACAGCAGGCAAAGTCTCATCTAAAGGCGCTTGAGAACGAGAGCATTCACATCATCCGTGAGGTGGCGTCCGAGTTCAAGAACCCGGTGATGCTCTATTCCATCGGCAAGGATAGCGCGGTGATGCTGCATCTGGCGCGCAAGGCCTTCTATCCCTCGCGCCTGCCGTTTCCGCTCCTGCACGTCGATACCACATGGAAATTCCGTGAGATGATCGAGTTCCGGGATCGCATGGTCAGGGACTATGATCTTGATCTCATCGTGCATACCAATGAAGAGGGACGGGCAAACAATGTGAACCCGTTCGATCATGGCTCTTCGCTTTACACGCAGGTGATGAAGACCGATGCTCTCAAGCAGGCGCTGACGGCGGGGGGCTATGATGCGGCCTTTGGCGGGGCGCGCCGCGACGAGGAGAAATCCCGCGCCAAGGAACGCATCTTCTCATTCCGCAATGCCCAGCACGGCTGGGACCCCAAGAACCAGCGCCCCGAGCTATGGAATGTCTTCAACACCCGCATCAAGCCCGGCGAGAGCATCCGCGTCTTCCCGCTCTCCAACTGGACCGAGCAGGACATCTGGCAATATATCATGCTCGAGAATATCCCCATCGTGCCGCTCTACTTCGCCAAGCAACGCCCGGTGGTGAAGCGCGACGGCACATGGATCATGGTCGACGACGAGCGCCTGCCGCTGAGCGAGGGTGAAGTGCCCGAGAAAAGGCTGGTGCGTTTCCGCACCCTTGGCTGCTATCCGCTCACAGGCGCGGTCGAAAGCCCCGCCAGCACCCTTGAGGAAATCTTCGAGGAAATGCTTGTGGCGCGCACCTCCGAGCGCGAAGGCCGCATGATCGATCATGACGACA
- the galE gene encoding UDP-glucose 4-epimerase GalE produces MSILVTGGCGYIGSHMTWNLHDAGKDVVIIDNLSTGFSWLVPDGVPVIEGDIGDADLVAKVMRDHKVEAVIHFAGSIVVPDSVKDPLGYYFNNTVKSRSLIENAVKAGVKAFIFSSTAAVYGNPAETDKPLTEELSLEPISPYGTSKLMTELMLRDSAVAYGLKYAALRYFNVAGADPAGRTGQSTPTATHLIKVANQVALGQRDALAIFGNDYPTPDGTCIRDYIHVSDLVAAHALALDALLNGHEPFVANCGYGKGYSVLEVVEAVRRVSDVNFEAAIVPRRDGDPATLVADSSRLRSITGWLPQHDDLDLIVRTALDWERTLIEKGHNRA; encoded by the coding sequence ATGAGTATTTTGGTGACGGGTGGCTGTGGTTACATTGGAAGCCACATGACGTGGAACCTGCATGATGCCGGAAAAGACGTCGTGATCATCGACAACCTTTCAACCGGCTTCTCCTGGCTGGTTCCCGATGGCGTCCCTGTCATCGAGGGAGATATCGGAGACGCAGATCTGGTCGCCAAGGTGATGCGCGATCACAAGGTCGAGGCCGTTATCCACTTTGCCGGCTCCATCGTTGTGCCAGACTCGGTCAAGGATCCTCTGGGCTACTATTTCAACAACACCGTGAAGTCGCGCTCGTTGATCGAGAATGCGGTCAAGGCCGGGGTGAAGGCCTTCATCTTTTCCTCAACCGCTGCGGTTTACGGCAATCCGGCCGAAACGGACAAGCCCCTGACCGAGGAGCTGTCGCTGGAGCCCATCTCGCCTTACGGCACCTCCAAGCTGATGACCGAATTGATGCTGCGTGACAGCGCGGTGGCCTATGGCTTGAAATATGCCGCCCTTCGCTATTTCAACGTCGCCGGTGCAGATCCGGCCGGTCGCACGGGGCAGTCAACGCCCACTGCAACTCATCTCATCAAGGTGGCCAATCAGGTCGCGCTCGGCCAACGCGATGCCTTGGCCATCTTTGGCAACGACTATCCCACGCCGGACGGAACCTGCATCCGCGACTATATTCACGTCAGTGATCTGGTGGCCGCTCACGCTCTTGCCCTTGATGCCTTGCTCAACGGACATGAGCCCTTTGTTGCCAACTGTGGCTATGGCAAGGGGTATTCCGTGCTCGAAGTCGTCGAGGCGGTGCGCCGGGTGTCGGACGTCAACTTCGAAGCGGCGATTGTTCCCCGGCGCGATGGCGATCCGGCAACGCTGGTCGCGGACTCCTCACGCCTTCGCTCGATCACCGGCTGGCTCCCGCAGCATGACGATCTCGACCTCATCGTTCGCACGGCGCTCGATTGGGAGCGCACGCTGATTGAGAAGGGGCACAACAGAGCATGA
- a CDS encoding acetate/propionate family kinase has product MTKSALNKGALLVLNSGSSSVKFSLFELESDNITPLFAGQLTGIGTDAVLKAKSEAGELLAKESWAQYDKGSVPAILPNLLEWIEKNLPTELPLIGAGHRVVHGSVKYDKPVLIDGNVLNELASFSPLAPLHQLQNVAAIKALADSRPELRQVACFDTAFHHTMPKVSSTYAIPKRFTEAGVRRYGMHGLSYEYIAHNLCETKPDLAKGRVIVAHLGNGASLTALKDGVSIDTSMGFTALEGVPMGTRPGSIDPGILLYLMREYDMDADAIEKFLYHESGLLGVSGISNDMRDLEENTDPAAILAIDLFCSRVAKQIASLGVSIGGIDGLVFTAGIGEHGSIQRKKILDQLGWLGFEIDAAKNAANDHVISAEGSIPTFIIPTDEEFMIARHTVRLLNA; this is encoded by the coding sequence ATGACGAAGTCTGCTTTGAATAAGGGAGCCTTGCTGGTTCTCAACAGTGGGTCCTCAAGTGTGAAATTTTCCCTATTTGAGCTTGAGAGTGACAATATAACGCCGTTGTTTGCGGGCCAGTTGACCGGCATCGGCACGGACGCGGTCCTCAAGGCCAAATCGGAAGCCGGTGAGTTGCTCGCCAAGGAATCCTGGGCGCAATACGACAAGGGCTCCGTGCCTGCCATCCTTCCGAACTTGCTTGAATGGATTGAAAAGAACTTGCCGACTGAGCTGCCGCTCATCGGCGCGGGCCACCGTGTGGTGCATGGCAGTGTGAAATACGACAAACCGGTTCTCATCGATGGCAATGTGCTGAACGAACTGGCCAGCTTCAGCCCGCTTGCGCCCCTGCACCAGCTCCAGAACGTGGCCGCGATCAAGGCGCTTGCCGATAGCCGCCCGGAACTGCGCCAGGTGGCTTGTTTCGACACGGCCTTCCATCATACCATGCCCAAGGTATCGAGCACCTATGCCATTCCGAAACGCTTCACCGAGGCAGGTGTTCGCCGTTATGGCATGCATGGCCTTTCCTATGAATATATTGCGCACAATCTCTGTGAGACCAAACCAGACCTTGCCAAGGGACGCGTTATTGTTGCCCATCTGGGCAACGGCGCCAGCCTTACGGCTCTCAAAGATGGCGTCAGCATCGATACCTCGATGGGCTTTACGGCGCTTGAGGGTGTTCCCATGGGCACCCGTCCGGGCAGCATTGATCCGGGCATCCTTTTGTATCTTATGCGCGAATATGACATGGATGCCGACGCTATAGAGAAATTTCTCTATCACGAGTCCGGCTTGCTTGGCGTATCCGGTATTTCCAACGATATGCGCGACCTTGAAGAGAATACCGACCCTGCTGCGATTTTGGCTATTGACCTTTTCTGCTCGCGTGTGGCCAAGCAGATCGCGTCTCTCGGCGTTTCCATCGGCGGTATTGACGGTCTTGTCTTTACCGCAGGGATTGGCGAGCATGGTTCGATCCAGCGTAAGAAGATCCTTGATCAACTCGGCTGGTTGGGCTTTGAAATCGACGCTGCCAAGAATGCTGCCAACGATCATGTGATCTCGGCAGAAGGGTCTATCCCGACCTTCATCATTCCCACCGACGAAGAGTTCATGATCGCACGGCACACGGTTCGCCTGTTGAACGCCTGA
- a CDS encoding methyl-accepting chemotaxis protein: MSKQWDTMLSDRADSLKYIVTSAKTIAMRYQEMEAAGEMSREEAQARAKEAIDAIRFDDGTGYVFVYQYDGTNLVLPNKKLVNTNLWDMQDKAGNNLVQDLIKIAKNGGGSYVYYWTKPGVDSTFEKYSWAEGLPQWQWMIGTGVYIDDLEAAFWEQTLFMIIISLIGLAVVGALALIVIRSINRPMTALVTNMGELAQGNSDITVSDTERGDEIGKMAQAMKVFVDNEQSRKDLMKEQEAVRNEALARGESVQSLCMDFDREVAELLLNVSNAAGHLRTAADDMSSIAQGTSAQSVQVSAASQQASSNVETVASAAEELAASVSEVTRQVQSSNDIAVQASSEARNTNDRIERLATSAKQISEVVTLIQAIAEQTNLLALNATIEAARAGEAGKGFAVVAAEVKELANQTSKATEEIDKQISEIQGETNEAVNAIGAISKTIDNLSDISSQIAAAVEQQRAATDEIASNVTQASRMTLEVSDNIGSVTEAAESTRETATTVNESSTMLQEKADELRKRVDTFLTDVKRHAVVNG, from the coding sequence ATGTCTAAACAATGGGACACCATGTTGTCCGATCGAGCAGACAGCCTGAAGTATATCGTGACTTCGGCCAAGACAATCGCCATGCGCTATCAGGAAATGGAAGCTGCTGGCGAGATGAGCCGGGAAGAGGCGCAGGCCCGCGCCAAGGAAGCCATCGACGCGATACGTTTCGACGACGGGACTGGATATGTCTTTGTCTATCAGTATGACGGCACCAATCTGGTGCTGCCAAACAAGAAGCTGGTCAACACAAACCTTTGGGACATGCAGGACAAGGCCGGCAACAACCTGGTTCAGGACCTTATCAAAATCGCCAAGAATGGCGGTGGCAGTTATGTCTATTACTGGACGAAACCGGGCGTTGACAGCACGTTCGAGAAATACAGCTGGGCAGAAGGTCTGCCGCAGTGGCAATGGATGATCGGCACTGGTGTCTATATTGATGACCTCGAAGCTGCGTTCTGGGAACAGACATTGTTCATGATCATCATCAGCCTGATCGGTCTTGCCGTTGTCGGCGCTCTGGCGCTCATCGTCATTCGCTCGATCAACCGCCCCATGACCGCGCTGGTCACCAACATGGGCGAACTCGCCCAGGGCAACAGCGACATAACTGTATCCGACACCGAACGCGGAGACGAAATCGGCAAGATGGCGCAAGCCATGAAAGTCTTCGTCGACAACGAACAAAGCCGCAAGGATCTTATGAAGGAGCAGGAAGCCGTCCGCAATGAAGCGCTTGCCCGCGGTGAGAGCGTCCAGTCACTCTGCATGGACTTCGACAGGGAAGTCGCCGAGTTGCTGCTCAACGTTTCCAACGCAGCAGGCCACCTCAGAACAGCCGCAGACGACATGAGCTCGATCGCTCAGGGCACATCCGCGCAGTCGGTGCAGGTTTCTGCCGCATCGCAACAGGCCTCGTCCAACGTCGAGACCGTCGCATCCGCCGCCGAAGAACTGGCAGCATCGGTCAGCGAAGTGACCCGTCAGGTGCAGTCCTCCAACGACATTGCCGTGCAGGCCTCATCCGAAGCGCGCAACACCAATGATCGCATCGAACGGCTGGCCACTTCGGCCAAGCAGATTTCCGAAGTCGTCACCCTCATTCAGGCGATTGCCGAACAGACCAACCTACTGGCGCTCAACGCCACCATCGAAGCGGCCCGCGCCGGGGAAGCGGGCAAGGGCTTTGCCGTGGTCGCAGCTGAAGTGAAGGAGCTGGCCAACCAGACCTCCAAGGCGACCGAGGAAATCGACAAGCAGATCTCGGAAATTCAGGGTGAGACCAACGAGGCCGTCAATGCCATCGGCGCCATTTCCAAGACCATCGACAATCTGAGCGATATTTCCAGCCAGATCGCCGCAGCTGTCGAGCAGCAGCGTGCAGCAACGGACGAAATCGCATCCAACGTCACGCAGGCCTCACGCATGACCCTCGAGGTGTCCGACAATATCGGCTCGGTGACCGAAGCTGCCGAGAGCACCCGCGAGACAGCAACCACCGTCAACGAATCCTCGACCATGTTGCAAGAAAAGGCTGACGAGTTGCGCAAGCGGGTCGACACCTTCCTTACCGATGTCAAACGCCATGCCGTGGTCAATGGCTGA
- a CDS encoding HPP family protein, whose translation MPCIDAMVDKVVSLDPDHTVEEAMKILESHHIRKAPVLDKDNILLGMFGFDSLLEEMLPVSVKMIEGLDRLDFVRGAKPDIARRLRVIKSQSLTSAMDDNPIILRPDLSVWEGIRKLAKHGSPLSVVEKGTGKFLGIVTEQSAIAELERDEYNS comes from the coding sequence ATGCCCTGCATAGACGCAATGGTCGATAAAGTGGTCAGTCTGGACCCAGATCATACCGTTGAAGAAGCAATGAAAATCCTCGAAAGTCACCACATCCGCAAAGCGCCTGTCCTTGACAAGGACAACATCCTTCTGGGGATGTTTGGATTCGACTCGCTTCTGGAAGAAATGCTTCCCGTTTCGGTCAAGATGATTGAGGGTCTCGACAGGCTCGACTTTGTGCGTGGTGCCAAACCTGACATTGCCCGCCGCCTGCGTGTGATCAAATCGCAATCGCTCACCAGTGCAATGGATGATAACCCAATTATCCTTCGTCCAGATCTCTCGGTCTGGGAAGGAATTCGCAAGCTGGCCAAACACGGCAGTCCTCTGTCTGTCGTGGAGAAAGGTACCGGGAAGTTCCTGGGCATCGTGACGGAACAATCCGCCATCGCCGAACTGGAACGCGACGAGTACAATTCCTGA
- a CDS encoding SLC13 family permease, which translates to MEHASELATSAAFGLPPMIVATVILIAAYFFIITEKVNRAIVSLLGAGLLVLLGVLNFKLVVEGIDFNTIFLLIGMMVIVAITRESGVFQFVAIYTAKAVKANPRMLLAALAIITAVFSALLDNVTTVLLIVPVTLLLTDQLNLRAYPFLFSQIFASNVGGTSTLIGDPPNILIGSAVGLGFMDFVDWVGPPALIVLIFCLVFFDFLWGRKMKASEEDKAAMMQYNAFEAIEDKVLLVKSLITLALVLFGFIYGHGLGWAPGTIALTGAAFLLLLHSFGGSPEEQSHKVHKFFQEVEWETIFFFLGLFVLVYGVEHTGLLKIVASEMLSVTGTNIELAGMLILGSSAVLSAIVDNIPFVATMIPLIKAMQADLGGPAAIEPLWWCLSLGACLGGNGTLIGASANVMVASFAERAGQRISFVQFLKLAFPLMLFTTAISAVYAYLFYF; encoded by the coding sequence ATGGAACATGCCAGTGAACTAGCCACAAGCGCGGCCTTCGGTTTGCCGCCCATGATCGTGGCAACGGTCATCCTGATTGCGGCTTATTTCTTTATCATCACCGAAAAAGTCAACCGCGCAATCGTTTCCCTTCTGGGTGCTGGACTGCTCGTCCTGCTCGGCGTGCTGAACTTCAAGCTCGTGGTCGAGGGAATCGACTTCAACACGATCTTTCTTTTGATCGGCATGATGGTCATTGTCGCCATCACCAGGGAATCCGGCGTCTTCCAGTTCGTCGCGATCTACACCGCCAAGGCGGTCAAGGCCAATCCGCGCATGTTGCTCGCCGCTCTGGCGATTATCACTGCGGTCTTCTCGGCCCTCCTTGATAACGTGACAACGGTTCTGCTCATCGTTCCTGTTACGCTGCTGCTTACGGACCAGCTCAATCTCAGGGCTTATCCGTTCCTGTTTTCCCAGATTTTTGCCTCCAACGTCGGAGGTACCTCAACCTTGATTGGTGACCCGCCGAACATTCTGATCGGTTCCGCCGTTGGCCTTGGCTTCATGGATTTTGTCGACTGGGTCGGCCCGCCTGCCCTGATCGTGCTGATCTTCTGCCTTGTCTTCTTCGACTTCCTCTGGGGTCGCAAGATGAAAGCCAGCGAAGAAGACAAAGCTGCGATGATGCAGTACAACGCCTTCGAAGCCATCGAGGACAAGGTGCTGCTGGTGAAATCCCTCATCACCCTTGCTCTGGTGCTGTTCGGCTTTATCTATGGCCACGGCCTTGGCTGGGCGCCGGGCACAATCGCCCTGACCGGTGCGGCCTTCCTTCTGTTGCTGCACAGCTTCGGCGGCTCTCCTGAAGAGCAGTCCCACAAGGTGCACAAATTCTTCCAGGAAGTGGAATGGGAAACGATCTTCTTCTTCCTTGGTCTGTTCGTGCTCGTCTACGGTGTTGAACACACCGGTCTGCTCAAGATCGTGGCATCCGAAATGCTCAGCGTGACCGGAACCAATATCGAACTCGCAGGCATGCTCATTCTGGGTTCCTCTGCCGTGCTCTCGGCCATCGTCGACAACATCCCGTTCGTTGCCACCATGATCCCGCTGATCAAGGCCATGCAGGCCGATCTTGGCGGACCTGCTGCCATTGAGCCGCTGTGGTGGTGTCTGTCGCTGGGTGCCTGTCTTGGTGGTAACGGCACGCTCATCGGTGCCAGTGCCAACGTCATGGTTGCCAGCTTTGCCGAACGCGCCGGACAACGCATCTCGTTCGTCCAGTTCTTGAAACTGGCCTTCCCGCTGATGCTGTTCACCACCGCAATCTCGGCCGTGTACGCTTACCTGTTTTACTTCTGA
- a CDS encoding acyl-CoA thioesterase, translating into MPADTNPSGDIFGGWLMSQMDLAAGNMAGRVSQGRSATVSVEAMQFLRPVKVGDEVTLYATLRKVGRTSMRIHVDAWGRPRYSDKGEKVTDADFVFVALDENGAPRPVFEET; encoded by the coding sequence ATGCCCGCCGACACCAATCCCTCAGGCGACATTTTCGGCGGCTGGCTGATGTCTCAGATGGACCTTGCGGCAGGCAACATGGCCGGCCGCGTCTCACAGGGGCGAAGTGCCACGGTGTCCGTCGAGGCGATGCAGTTCCTAAGGCCGGTTAAGGTCGGCGATGAGGTCACTTTGTATGCGACCCTGCGCAAGGTGGGGCGCACCTCGATGCGCATTCACGTCGATGCCTGGGGTCGGCCACGCTATTCGGATAAAGGGGAGAAGGTGACCGATGCGGATTTCGTCTTTGTTGCCCTTGATGAGAATGGTGCGCCACGCCCGGTATTCGAAGAGACGTGA
- a CDS encoding methyl-accepting chemotaxis protein, whose protein sequence is MNAIKQAPSGGDISLFSRFKVGHRIYAGFLVLLVLLVMLSGMSILSFRDQDTQFTTYSEMASDATLVENMNKEAIRTQLAQRNYFASTGEAEKTAFVEQYERVVALMDKAKSAIVNPKRVEHLNEIDDALVTYKAGFDEVSQLGDRRNHLVYKELGPTGLKIRENLTNIRRGAFGAGDYESASYAGTSQEHLLLARLYVMKFLDDNTKDTLDRAIEELRTFDKALADLGRSLSNPQRLRTQKETKVLADAYEAFTTELAEVILKRNAIRDGTLKTSTEAVFSSARAVALSAAAEEKDLRQQFFAKLESVEKQLMIIAVVAFLIGVAAAYVIARGITSPVKTLTAAMNRLANDDVASEIPGQNRKDEIGEMAEAVEVFKQNMIRTKQLEAEQATMKEKAEAEKRRLMEQMADEFEQQVGSIIQAVSSNSVELNASAQSMTDVSQVTLEQATQAASASQQTTASVQTIASATEEMTSTIAEISEQVATASRSASEAVTKVSSTNEQMAILSQTASTIGEVVEMISTIAEQTNLLALNATIESARAGVAGKGFAVVAAEVKELANQTSKATEQIGQQIAEVQNATKLSSSSMEEVSHVIQNLNEISAAIAAAMEEQNAAISEVSSNIHQAAKGSELVNENINSVNKASQEAGSSSSQVLASSEELAKQSEILKAEMDKFVLQIRAN, encoded by the coding sequence ATGAACGCGATCAAACAAGCGCCTTCGGGAGGCGATATATCCCTTTTTTCTCGTTTCAAAGTCGGGCACAGGATCTATGCAGGTTTTCTGGTGCTCCTTGTATTGCTGGTCATGCTGTCGGGGATGAGTATCCTGTCGTTCCGTGATCAGGACACGCAGTTCACGACCTACAGCGAGATGGCGTCGGATGCCACTCTTGTCGAGAATATGAACAAAGAGGCCATCCGAACCCAGTTGGCACAGAGAAACTATTTCGCATCGACCGGAGAGGCGGAAAAGACAGCTTTCGTTGAGCAGTATGAGCGCGTGGTCGCACTCATGGACAAAGCGAAGAGTGCAATTGTCAATCCAAAGCGGGTTGAGCATCTGAACGAGATTGATGATGCGCTGGTTACCTACAAGGCCGGGTTTGATGAGGTTTCGCAGTTGGGTGATCGCAGGAACCATCTGGTGTACAAGGAGCTTGGTCCAACCGGTTTGAAGATTCGTGAGAATCTGACGAACATTCGTCGCGGGGCGTTTGGCGCCGGTGACTACGAGTCGGCGAGCTACGCGGGAACCTCACAGGAACACCTGCTGCTCGCGCGGCTTTATGTGATGAAGTTCCTTGATGACAACACCAAAGATACACTTGATCGTGCGATTGAGGAGTTGAGGACCTTCGACAAGGCTCTGGCCGACTTGGGCAGATCATTGTCGAACCCGCAACGTCTTAGGACACAGAAAGAGACGAAGGTCCTGGCTGATGCCTACGAAGCCTTCACCACAGAGCTGGCCGAGGTCATTCTCAAGCGTAATGCTATTCGCGATGGCACCCTGAAGACCAGCACTGAGGCCGTTTTTTCCTCTGCACGAGCCGTGGCGCTGTCAGCTGCAGCAGAAGAAAAAGACCTGCGGCAGCAGTTTTTCGCAAAACTTGAAAGCGTAGAAAAACAGCTCATGATCATTGCCGTGGTTGCGTTTCTGATCGGTGTTGCGGCCGCATACGTGATTGCACGCGGTATCACCAGCCCGGTCAAGACCCTTACGGCAGCCATGAACCGTCTAGCCAATGACGATGTGGCGTCCGAGATTCCGGGTCAGAACCGCAAGGATGAAATCGGCGAAATGGCCGAGGCTGTTGAGGTGTTCAAGCAGAACATGATCAGGACCAAGCAGCTTGAAGCCGAACAGGCCACCATGAAGGAAAAGGCCGAAGCGGAAAAACGCAGGCTCATGGAACAGATGGCGGACGAGTTTGAACAACAGGTCGGCTCGATCATTCAGGCTGTCTCGTCCAACTCGGTCGAATTGAATGCGAGCGCCCAGTCCATGACGGATGTGAGCCAGGTCACCCTTGAGCAGGCGACACAGGCCGCCTCTGCCTCGCAGCAGACCACCGCAAGTGTTCAGACCATTGCCTCAGCGACGGAAGAAATGACGAGCACCATCGCCGAGATTTCCGAGCAGGTGGCAACCGCATCCAGATCGGCCTCAGAAGCTGTGACCAAGGTGAGCAGCACAAACGAGCAAATGGCCATCCTGTCGCAAACTGCGTCAACCATTGGCGAAGTGGTGGAAATGATCTCGACAATCGCCGAACAAACCAACCTTCTGGCTCTCAATGCGACGATCGAATCTGCTAGGGCAGGCGTGGCTGGCAAGGGCTTTGCCGTTGTTGCCGCTGAAGTCAAGGAACTGGCCAACCAGACCTCAAAGGCAACCGAGCAGATCGGGCAGCAGATCGCAGAAGTTCAGAATGCAACAAAGCTGTCGTCAAGCTCAATGGAAGAAGTCAGCCATGTGATCCAGAACCTGAATGAAATTTCGGCCGCGATCGCAGCGGCAATGGAAGAACAGAATGCTGCGATCAGCGAAGTCTCGAGCAATATTCATCAGGCTGCCAAGGGCTCCGAGCTGGTGAACGAGAATATCAATTCGGTGAACAAGGCTTCGCAAGAGGCGGGTAGTTCCTCCAGTCAGGTTCTGGCGTCTTCCGAGGAATTGGCCAAGCAGTCCGAAATTCTCAAGGCAGAGATGGACAAGTTTGTCCTGCAGATTCGGGCGAACTGA
- a CDS encoding acyltransferase family protein, producing the protein MIYRREIDGLRAIAVVPVVLFHAGIDVVSGGFLGVDVFFVISGYLITSILIDDLEKDRFSILRFYERRVRRILPALIAVLLFSLACACIWIFPRELMYFSRSLLSVLFFYSNIQFFNNTGYFSPEAEVQPLLHTWSLAVEEQFYLVFPLLLALVWRFGRKGAIYVISALGLKGAPWRFSGETARILSAQNDKSANEASCMRYAAEFRDAAQSHYPLTDCVFPKGHDQIDVAIVGDSHASALSGAVSADLTRDGLTTAVLTVAGCAPWVGITKCETSTKLINKALMDRDIQIVVLAARYSMTVDGSPFVNGVGGAEKKPVETVEFSNAICTERTADCRQKNAFHSFRTELDLLVNAGKTVILVYPVPEGGWHVPKAYARLRSTGGPKVLSYPYPAYEDRYGAVIKFLDSLDLHSLYRVKPAQIFCQQMQPGSCVQAKGDEVYYFDDDHLSNAGARLVSEQIMSIVRALDIEKPQ; encoded by the coding sequence ATGATCTACAGAAGAGAAATCGATGGCCTGCGCGCCATAGCTGTTGTCCCCGTTGTCTTGTTTCACGCAGGGATCGACGTCGTCAGCGGTGGTTTTCTGGGTGTGGATGTCTTCTTTGTCATTTCGGGCTATCTTATCACCTCGATTTTGATCGACGATCTCGAGAAAGACCGCTTTTCAATTCTTCGCTTCTATGAGCGGCGCGTGCGCCGCATTCTGCCCGCTCTCATTGCAGTTTTGCTCTTCTCTTTGGCTTGCGCATGTATCTGGATCTTTCCAAGAGAGCTGATGTATTTCTCGCGCAGCCTGCTTTCGGTTCTCTTCTTCTATTCCAATATTCAGTTTTTCAACAATACGGGCTATTTCTCCCCCGAAGCAGAAGTCCAGCCACTGCTACACACGTGGAGTCTCGCGGTTGAAGAGCAGTTTTATCTGGTTTTTCCGTTGCTGCTCGCTCTTGTCTGGCGTTTCGGTCGAAAAGGCGCCATTTATGTGATCTCCGCGCTTGGTCTCAAGGGTGCGCCTTGGCGTTTCAGCGGCGAAACCGCCCGGATCTTGTCCGCCCAGAATGACAAAAGCGCCAACGAAGCGTCCTGCATGCGTTATGCGGCAGAGTTTCGGGACGCGGCGCAATCACATTATCCGTTGACCGATTGCGTGTTCCCCAAAGGCCATGATCAGATTGATGTCGCCATTGTTGGCGATAGCCATGCGTCCGCATTGTCCGGCGCGGTGAGCGCCGACCTGACCAGAGATGGTCTAACGACGGCAGTGCTTACGGTCGCAGGCTGCGCGCCATGGGTTGGAATCACGAAATGCGAGACCTCCACCAAGCTGATCAACAAGGCGCTCATGGACCGTGACATTCAAATCGTCGTGCTTGCGGCGCGCTATTCGATGACGGTCGACGGCTCCCCCTTTGTCAATGGTGTGGGCGGCGCCGAGAAAAAGCCCGTCGAGACTGTCGAATTCTCAAACGCGATCTGCACTGAGAGGACGGCGGACTGCCGACAGAAGAACGCCTTTCATTCCTTTCGCACAGAGTTAGACCTGCTGGTGAATGCTGGCAAGACGGTCATCCTCGTCTACCCCGTTCCGGAAGGCGGATGGCATGTTCCCAAAGCCTATGCGCGCCTGAGGTCCACCGGTGGCCCCAAAGTCCTTTCCTATCCCTACCCAGCCTATGAAGACCGCTACGGTGCGGTCATTAAGTTCCTCGATTCCCTCGACCTTCACTCCCTTTATCGCGTGAAGCCAGCCCAGATCTTCTGCCAGCAAATGCAGCCGGGTTCATGCGTGCAGGCCAAGGGCGATGAGGTTTACTATTTTGATGACGATCATCTGTCCAATGCCGGCGCTCGACTGGTCAGTGAGCAGATCATGTCGATTGTTCGCGCGCTGGATATTGAAAAGCCTCAATAA
- a CDS encoding DUF6636 domain-containing protein: MKRIFAVLILVFPVSAHADGFGFMTPSTNIYCNGYVSNGGGIDCTIVSRQGAPAMPRPKSCSGTWGHAFSVEGSGRATMSCGGRPSRVDYSDIASYGRSANFGDIRCTSKRTGLTCRNKSGHGFFLSRRQQKIF; this comes from the coding sequence ATGAAGCGAATTTTTGCAGTTCTAATTTTGGTGTTTCCGGTCAGCGCCCATGCTGACGGTTTTGGGTTCATGACCCCGTCTACAAATATCTACTGCAATGGCTACGTGAGCAATGGTGGCGGGATCGACTGCACCATCGTATCGCGTCAGGGTGCACCTGCGATGCCTCGCCCCAAATCCTGTTCCGGGACATGGGGGCACGCGTTTTCGGTCGAGGGCTCGGGTCGGGCGACCATGAGCTGCGGCGGGCGCCCTTCACGCGTCGACTATTCCGATATCGCATCCTATGGCCGCTCAGCCAACTTCGGGGATATTCGCTGCACGTCAAAGCGCACCGGCCTGACCTGCCGCAACAAAAGCGGCCATGGCTTCTTCTTGTCTCGTCGACAACAAAAGATCTTCTGA